Genomic DNA from Gemmatimonadaceae bacterium:
CTGATGCCGGTGTGGTGCACGGCGATCATGACGTCGGCATCGCCGGGTTCATCGAGCGGCAACGCGCGCAGGGCGAGCGTTCTCGGTTCGTCGAACACGACAGCGAGAGAGTTCAAACGAGACGGCTCCATCCAGCGGGTGGGATCCCGAACGGGGTATTCTGTCAACCTACCCGTACAACAGGAGGCGTCAATAAAGGTTGACGCTTTTTCGGGCCGGGTTCTCGCCTCGGATCACGTGCCCGCGCAGGGGCGTCGCCGAGGGGGATGAAGGGGGCGGCACGCCCCGTTCCAGTCTTCGTGGGTAACCGGTCAGGCCTGGGCCGCGAGGATACCGGACTGAACCGGATAGCGGGTCGCGACCACGCGGGTCCGTGAGAAGCCAGCGGCCCGCAGCAGCGCCTGGTGCTGGGCCACCGTCCGCGCCCGGCCGCGCCCCATGGCGAAGAGGTAGAGGCCGAAGTACGCGTCGCCCACCCGCTCCGCGCCCCGGACGCCGGAGAACGGTTCCACCACCAGCAGGGTGCCGCCCGGCTCCAGCGCCTCGCGGGCCCGACGGAGGATCGTGAGTGCCACCTCGTCGCCATGATCCAGCAGCACGCGCACGAGTGTCACCAGGTCGGCGCCGGCCGGCAGCGGATCCGTCTGGAAGTTGCCGGCGTGGACCGTGGCCCTGCTGTCGAGTCCGGTGCTGGCGAGCGCAGCGCGGGCGTGGACCGCCACGGCGGGCAGGTCGAACAGCATCAGCTCGAGATTCGGGGCCTTCTCGCCCATCAGGCTGAGGAACGCCCCGATCCCGCCACCTACGTCCAGCAGCCGACGGTGCGACGCCACGGGATAGGCATCCATGACCTCCTCGGCCAGCGGCGGCACCGTCGCCGCCATGAGGTCGCTGTATCGGGCGGCGGCGGCCGGGTCCACGTCCTCGGGGCGGCCCGCCTCGCCGTACGGGAAGTAGGCGGCGATGGCCGTCTGGCTGCGCCGGGGGTCGCGCAGCATGGCCACCGGGTCCAGCAGGTCACGGTAGAGGAGCTGGTTGTGCTCGATCAGCTTCTCGAGCCCCGTGTTCGGGGCGATCGAGGCACCGTTGACCGTCAGGCGCCAGCGGCCGTCCTCGGTGGCCTCGAGCAGGTCCAGTGCCTTGCACGCATGCACCAGGCGTTCCGTCCCCTCGATCGGGAGCCCGACGGCCGTGGCGATCTCGACCATGGTGAGCGGGCCGTTCCGAAGCTTCCCGAACAGGTTGAGCTGGATGCCGGCGTAGAGGACCTGCGAATAGACGAAGCCGCTGCAGAGGTCGAACAGCTCGCGGGCGTGACGGCGGGCGATGAAGCGGGTGAGGAAGAACGAGCCCGCCCAGCGCTGGAAGCCCGGTGAGGCCGCCATCCGGTTCCGCCAGTCGGCGATCCGGTCCTTGATCGAGAGCGGGGCCCCGGCCGATTCGGTGCGTGGGCGGACGCCGGTGACCCCGGACGAGACAGCGGCGGCGGCCGCGCCGGCGGCGGGCTTGGGGCGGTCAGACATGAAAATGCGGTGGTCCTGTCAGCAAGGGGGGCGCCACGCGGCCGAACGGACTTTTGCCTGCCGCGCTGCTGCTCTGTGATGCAGGCGCAACACGCACTCTGTCAAGCTTGCTGGACGGTGGGGGAGGGGGCACCTTCTGAACAGACAGGGCTGATTCACCGTTTCCGGGGACCGTGTGCGCGTTGCCTTTCCGTTCAGTGCGATCGTAGGGCAGGAACAGATGAAGCTGGCACTCCTCATCGCGACCGTCGACCCGTCGGTGGGGGGCGTCCTGGTGCTGGGCGACCGTGGCACGGGCAAGTCGACGGTGGTGCGTGCGCTGCCGGCGCTGCTGCCCGGCATGAAGGCGGTGGAGGGGTGCCGCTACGGCTGCGATCCCGCCGCCAACGGTGCGCGCTGTGACGAGTGCCGGGAGCGTGCCCTGCACGTGGCGCGTGGCAAGCTGCCCGTCACGGAGAAGCGCGTCCCCGTCATCGACCTCCCCCTCGGTGCCACCGAGGACAGGGTGGTCGGCGCACTCGACATCGAGAAGGCGCTGCGCAACGGCGAGAAGGCGTTCGAGCCCGGCCTCCTGGCGCGCGCGCATCGCGGGTTCCTCTACGTGGACGAGGTGAACCTGCTCGAGGATCACCTCGTGGACCTGCTGCTCGACGTGGCACAGACGGGCGAGAACGTGGTGGAGCGCGACGGCGTGAGCGTGCGGCATCCCGCCCGCTTCGTGCTCGTCGGCAGCGGCAACCCAGAGGAGGGCGACCTCCGGCCGCAGCTGCTCGACCGGATCGGCCTGAGCGTGGAAGTGCGCACCAGTGACGACGTGGGGCAGCGGGTGGAGGTGATCCGCCGCCGTGATGCGTACGAGCGCGACACGAGTGCCTTCCTCGCGCACTGGGAGGCCGCGGACGGGGCGGTGCGCACGCGCATCCTCGCGGCGCGCAAGCGCCTGCCGGCGGTGCAGGTGCCGGATGCGGTGCTGCACAAGGCGGTGCAACTCTGTGTGGAGCTGGGCACCGATGGTGTGCGCGGCGAACTCACGCTGCTGCGTGCGGCGCGTGCGGCGGCAGCGCTCGACGGGCACAAGGTCGTGACCGACGCCCACATCAAGGCGGTGGCACCGATGGCGCTGCGCCATCGCCTGCGCCGCAACGTGCTCGACGAGGGCGGCAGCGGCACGCGCGTGGCGCGGGCGATCACGGCGATCTACGGCGCGGCGTGATGACGGCGGCGGTGCCGGTGGCGGGTGCGCAGGACGGTGCCGTGGCTGCGGCACGCGCGCGCGCTGCCGCGGCGCTGTGTGTGGTGGCCGTCGCCGGTCGCGAGATCGGCGGGATCGTGCTGCGGGATTCGTCGGCGGGAGCACAGCAGTGGATCGCCGCCCTGCGCAGCGTGCTTCCTGCCTCGGTGCGCGTGCTGCGCCTGCCCGCCTCCGCCACCGACGATCGCATCTTCGGCGGGCTGGACCTGGCCGCGACCATCGCCACGGGCAGCCCGGTGGCGGAACGTGGCGTGGTGGCGGAGGCGCACGGGGGTGTGGTGGTGATTCCCCTCATCGAGCGCATGCCGGTGGCGACGCAGGCGCGCCTCGGCGCGGTGCTCGACACCGGCGTGGCCACCGTGCTGCGGGATGGCGTGCGCGCGTCGTTCCCGGCGGAGTTCACGCTCATCGCCATCGACGAGAGCGAGGAGGAGGTGTGGGGCGTGGCGGCGCCGTTGCGTGACCGGCTGGCCCTGGTGCTGGACGGCGACGTGCGCGTGGACGAGGCGATGCTGCCGCCGGCGGCGACGGTGGCGGCGGCGCGTGCCATGCTGTCGCACGTGTTTGCGTCGGACGACGTGATGGTCGGCATCGGGACGATGTGCGTGGCGTTCGGCATCGCCTCGGATCGTGCGCCGCGGCAGGCGCTGTGGACCGCGCGTGCGCTGGCCGCGCTCGATTCGCGCCGCGACGTGGAGGAGGCGGACGTGGCGCTGGCGGCGCAGCTCGTGCTGGCGCCCCGCGCGACGCGCATGCCCGCGCCGCCGCCGGATGAGGACGAGCCGGAACAGGAGCAACCGCCCGAGCCGTCGCCGCCGGAGCCGACATCGTCCGACACGCCGCCGGACAGTCCCGATGACCGGCCGATGGAGGACCGCCTGGTGGACGCCGTGACGGCCGCGATTCCCCCGGAACTGCTGGCCGAGTTGCTGGCACGGGCGAACCGGCCGAGCCAGGAGCTGGGGCGTGCGGGGGCGGAGAAGGAGAGCTGGATCCGTGGCCGGCAGGTGGCGGCGCGGCGCGGCAAGCCGGATGGTGTGCGCCGGCTGCACGTGCTCGAGACGCTGCGTGCGGCGGCGCCATGGCAGCGTGCGCGTGCGCGGGCGGCGGCCACGCGGGAGCTGCCGGTGCGGTCGCTGATCGTGGAGCGCGACGACTTCCGGATCCGTCGCTACGTGGAGCGCGCCGGCACGGCAGTGATCTTCGTGGTCGATGCGTCGGGGAGCGCCGCCGCGCAGCGGCTGGGCGAGGCGAAGGGGGCGGTGGAGGCGCTGCTGGCCGAGAGCTATGCGCGGCGCGACCGGGTGTCGTTGATCGCATTCCGGGGCACCACCGCCGAGATGCTGCTGCCGCCCACGCGGGCGCTGGCGCGGGCGCGGAAGCTGCTGGCCTCGCTGCCGGGGGGTGGTGGCACGCCGCTGGCGACGGCGATCGACATGGCGGTGACGGCGGGCGTGGCGGCGCGCCGATCCGGCACGCTGCCGGTGGTGGTGTTCCTCACCGACGGGCGCGCGAACGTGGCGCGCGACGGGAAGGGTGGGCGCACCGAGTCGATGCGTGATGCGCTGGACGCGGCGGCGACGTTCCGTGCCAGCAACCTGGCCTGCGTGGTGATCGACACGTCGCCACGCCCGGAGCCGATGGCGCGGAAGGTGGCGGAGGCGATGGGGGCTCGGTACGTGCCGCTGCCGGTGGTGGATGCGCGCGCGATCGCGGGTGCCGTGCAACTGGCGAAGGAGGTCGGGTGACGCCGCCGCGGGACGTGCCGGTGGCACCACACGCGGCGGATCGGGCGCCGGAGACGACGGGGCGCCGCGGCTGGATCGCGCGGGCGCGGGAACACTGGAGCGCGGTGGGGAAGGGGACGCTGGCGGTGGTCGGCTTCTGGTGGCTGGTGACGGGGGTGATCGTCGCGCTGCAGCGGAACGAGTGGACGAAGCTGGCGGCGTGGGTGATCTCGACCGGGGTGGCGATCTGGGCGACGTACGTGGTCCACGCGGAGCGGGAGCGCCGGACGCCGAGTGCGGCGCGGCGGACGTTCCTCGCCAGCACCGCGATCTGGATGTGGATCAATGTCGGGTTGTACGGCGGCTGGATCGTCGGGCCGTCGCAGGCGGCGAGCGCGGCG
This window encodes:
- the bchI gene encoding magnesium chelatase ATPase subunit I, encoding MKLALLIATVDPSVGGVLVLGDRGTGKSTVVRALPALLPGMKAVEGCRYGCDPAANGARCDECRERALHVARGKLPVTEKRVPVIDLPLGATEDRVVGALDIEKALRNGEKAFEPGLLARAHRGFLYVDEVNLLEDHLVDLLLDVAQTGENVVERDGVSVRHPARFVLVGSGNPEEGDLRPQLLDRIGLSVEVRTSDDVGQRVEVIRRRDAYERDTSAFLAHWEAADGAVRTRILAARKRLPAVQVPDAVLHKAVQLCVELGTDGVRGELTLLRAARAAAALDGHKVVTDAHIKAVAPMALRHRLRRNVLDEGGSGTRVARAITAIYGAA
- a CDS encoding methyltransferase: MSDRPKPAAGAAAAAVSSGVTGVRPRTESAGAPLSIKDRIADWRNRMAASPGFQRWAGSFFLTRFIARRHARELFDLCSGFVYSQVLYAGIQLNLFGKLRNGPLTMVEIATAVGLPIEGTERLVHACKALDLLEATEDGRWRLTVNGASIAPNTGLEKLIEHNQLLYRDLLDPVAMLRDPRRSQTAIAAYFPYGEAGRPEDVDPAAAARYSDLMAATVPPLAEEVMDAYPVASHRRLLDVGGGIGAFLSLMGEKAPNLELMLFDLPAVAVHARAALASTGLDSRATVHAGNFQTDPLPAGADLVTLVRVLLDHGDEVALTILRRAREALEPGGTLLVVEPFSGVRGAERVGDAYFGLYLFAMGRGRARTVAQHQALLRAAGFSRTRVVATRYPVQSGILAAQA
- a CDS encoding magnesium chelatase subunit D → MTAAVPVAGAQDGAVAAARARAAAALCVVAVAGREIGGIVLRDSSAGAQQWIAALRSVLPASVRVLRLPASATDDRIFGGLDLAATIATGSPVAERGVVAEAHGGVVVIPLIERMPVATQARLGAVLDTGVATVLRDGVRASFPAEFTLIAIDESEEEVWGVAAPLRDRLALVLDGDVRVDEAMLPPAATVAAARAMLSHVFASDDVMVGIGTMCVAFGIASDRAPRQALWTARALAALDSRRDVEEADVALAAQLVLAPRATRMPAPPPDEDEPEQEQPPEPSPPEPTSSDTPPDSPDDRPMEDRLVDAVTAAIPPELLAELLARANRPSQELGRAGAEKESWIRGRQVAARRGKPDGVRRLHVLETLRAAAPWQRARARAAATRELPVRSLIVERDDFRIRRYVERAGTAVIFVVDASGSAAAQRLGEAKGAVEALLAESYARRDRVSLIAFRGTTAEMLLPPTRALARARKLLASLPGGGGTPLATAIDMAVTAGVAARRSGTLPVVVFLTDGRANVARDGKGGRTESMRDALDAAATFRASNLACVVIDTSPRPEPMARKVAEAMGARYVPLPVVDARAIAGAVQLAKEVG